A single genomic interval of Lysobacter avium harbors:
- a CDS encoding extracellular solute-binding protein has protein sequence MRLLPLTAVILAALAACSADKPPSSDAGTDAPSSDAATELVVYTSRNEQLLKPLFDRYTEETGVKITYLTDKAPPLMERLKAEGSRSKADVFITVDAGNLWQATNMDLLQPVDSQRLRDNIPENLRDPENRWFGLSVRARTIIHDPAEAPADTLSTYEDLADPKWKGKLCLRTSNSVYNQSLIATMMASLGAEKTEEVVRGWVANLAAPPMASDNEVIDAIAAGRCAVGISNTYYLGRALRKDEALPVTVFWPNQAEGERGVHVNVSGAGVTRHAPHPQAAREFIEWLSDGDAQELFAGENLEYPANPKIATDPLIKAWGDYRQDLINVSQAGAMQADAVKLMDRAGYR, from the coding sequence GTGCGACTGCTCCCCCTGACCGCTGTCATCCTGGCCGCGCTTGCCGCCTGCTCCGCCGACAAACCGCCTTCCAGCGATGCCGGCACCGACGCCCCGTCCAGCGATGCCGCGACCGAACTGGTGGTCTATACCTCGCGCAACGAGCAGCTGCTCAAGCCCCTGTTCGACCGTTACACCGAGGAGACCGGAGTCAAGATCACCTACCTGACCGACAAGGCGCCGCCCCTGATGGAGAGGCTCAAGGCCGAAGGCAGCCGCAGCAAGGCGGACGTGTTCATCACCGTGGACGCCGGCAACCTGTGGCAGGCCACCAACATGGACCTGCTGCAGCCGGTGGACTCCCAGCGCCTGCGCGACAACATCCCGGAAAACCTGCGCGACCCGGAGAACCGCTGGTTCGGCCTCTCGGTGCGCGCACGCACGATCATCCACGATCCGGCCGAGGCCCCCGCGGACACGCTGTCGACGTATGAAGACCTCGCCGACCCGAAATGGAAGGGCAAGCTGTGCCTGCGCACCAGCAACTCGGTCTACAACCAGAGCCTGATCGCCACGATGATGGCCAGCCTGGGCGCGGAGAAGACCGAAGAGGTCGTGCGCGGCTGGGTGGCCAATCTGGCGGCGCCACCGATGGCCAGCGACAACGAGGTGATCGACGCGATCGCTGCCGGCCGCTGCGCCGTGGGCATCAGCAACACCTATTACCTGGGTCGCGCGTTGCGCAAGGACGAGGCGCTGCCGGTCACCGTTTTCTGGCCCAACCAGGCCGAGGGCGAGCGCGGCGTGCACGTCAACGTATCGGGCGCAGGCGTCACCCGCCATGCACCGCATCCGCAGGCGGCACGCGAGTTCATCGAGTGGCTTTCCGACGGTGACGCGCAGGAGCTGTTCGCCGGCGAAAACCTGGAATATCCCGCCAACCCGAAGATTGCCACCGATCCGCTGATCAAGGCCTGGGGCGATTACCGCCAGGACCTGATCAACGTCTCCCAGGCCGGGGCGATGCAGGCCGACGCCGTCAAGCTCATGGACCGTGCCGGCTATCGCTGA
- a CDS encoding ABC transporter permease, producing MPAIAEPFTASPAAAASGGARHARALPVPRGWTWLAVALTLPSLIPLGATLAALARPESETLQHLWQYVLPQVAGNTAWLLLGVGAGSAILGTALAALVALCEFPGRRWFAWLLVLPLAMPGYVLAVAFIGLFDYGAPFTAWLREHAAWQLPDIRSRAGLIAVMTLALYPYVYLVAREAFASQGARALEAARALGMGPWRAFFRASLPMARPWIAGGTLLVMMETLADFGAVSAFNYDTFTTAIYKAWFALFSTDTALQIAAVLLVAVLVLVGLETASRRRQSFVSVGHAKAPRLQTGRRGWWATTLCALVLVVALGLPLSQLGWQALAHLDDLDPRYFASLRNALSLSAMAAALTTAAAFVIALAAREQPGMLTTTATRISTLGYGLPGALLAIGLYVPVARFSTWLAETRGWDVPLEGGLVLLLVAYGIRFLAVAHAPVAGGLLRVRPRLLEASRSMGVTGARQLRVVHWPLLRGSFATAGLLVLVDTMKEMPITLMMRPFGWDTLATRVFELTNEGEYARAALPSLAIALAGLIPVIALTRRGRDAA from the coding sequence GTGCCGGCTATCGCTGAGCCGTTCACCGCTTCACCGGCAGCGGCAGCGTCCGGCGGCGCGCGCCACGCGCGTGCGCTGCCGGTTCCGCGCGGATGGACGTGGCTCGCGGTCGCGCTGACGCTCCCCAGCCTGATACCGCTGGGGGCGACCCTGGCGGCGCTCGCGCGACCTGAGAGCGAGACGCTGCAGCACCTGTGGCAGTACGTACTGCCGCAGGTCGCCGGCAATACCGCGTGGCTGCTGCTGGGTGTGGGCGCGGGAAGCGCGATCCTGGGTACTGCGCTGGCGGCGCTGGTGGCGCTGTGCGAATTCCCCGGCCGGCGCTGGTTTGCCTGGCTGCTGGTGTTGCCGTTGGCGATGCCCGGCTACGTGCTCGCGGTCGCCTTCATCGGTCTGTTCGACTACGGCGCGCCGTTCACCGCCTGGCTGCGTGAGCACGCCGCATGGCAACTGCCGGATATCCGCTCGCGCGCCGGCCTGATCGCGGTCATGACGCTGGCGCTGTACCCGTACGTGTACCTGGTCGCCCGCGAGGCGTTTGCCAGCCAGGGCGCACGCGCACTGGAGGCGGCGCGCGCGCTGGGAATGGGTCCGTGGCGCGCTTTTTTCCGCGCCAGCCTGCCCATGGCACGGCCGTGGATCGCCGGCGGCACGCTGCTGGTGATGATGGAGACCCTGGCCGACTTCGGCGCGGTGTCCGCGTTCAATTACGACACGTTCACCACCGCGATCTACAAAGCGTGGTTTGCGTTGTTCTCGACCGATACGGCCCTGCAGATCGCCGCGGTTCTGCTCGTCGCGGTGCTGGTGCTGGTCGGCCTGGAAACCGCGTCGCGGCGACGCCAGTCATTTGTCTCCGTCGGTCACGCCAAGGCGCCACGTCTGCAGACGGGACGCAGGGGTTGGTGGGCAACCACCCTGTGCGCGTTGGTGTTGGTCGTCGCGCTCGGCTTGCCGCTCTCGCAGCTCGGCTGGCAGGCGTTGGCGCATCTGGACGACCTGGATCCGCGCTATTTCGCGAGCCTGCGCAACGCGCTGTCGTTGTCGGCCATGGCCGCGGCGCTGACCACCGCAGCGGCCTTCGTCATCGCCCTGGCCGCGCGCGAGCAACCCGGCATGCTCACCACCACTGCCACCCGCATCTCCACCCTGGGCTACGGACTTCCCGGCGCACTGCTGGCCATCGGCTTGTACGTGCCGGTCGCCCGCTTCTCCACCTGGCTCGCCGAGACCCGGGGCTGGGACGTCCCGCTGGAAGGTGGGCTCGTGCTGTTGCTGGTGGCCTACGGCATCCGCTTCCTCGCGGTGGCGCATGCGCCGGTTGCTGGCGGGCTGTTGCGGGTCCGGCCCCGGTTGCTGGAGGCCAGCCGCAGCATGGGCGTCACCGGCGCCCGCCAGTTGCGCGTCGTGCACTGGCCGCTGCTGCGCGGCAGCTTCGCCACCGCCGGCCTGCTGGTGCTGGTCGACACGATGAAGGAAATGCCGATCACCCTCATGATGCGCCCGTTCGGCTGGGACACCCTGGCCACCCGCGTGTTCGAGCTGACCAATGAAGGCGAGTACGCCCGCGCCGCCCTGCCCTCGCTGGCCATCGCGCTGGCGGGGCTGATTCCCGTGATTGCCCTGACCCGTCGAGGACGCGATGCGGCTTGA
- a CDS encoding ABC transporter ATP-binding protein translates to MRLEIDNAAVGYDGRVVLSGASLELADGQIGCLIGPSGAGKTTLLRAVAGFEPLAAGCIRADGEVLVGNGVHLAPEKRQMGMVFQDHALLPHLSVIDNVRFGLFRWPRAKAKSRAEAMLDLVGLADYARRPPHQLSGGQQQRVALARALAPEPRMVLLDEPFSSLDPELRERLAIQVRAALKATGIGALMVTHSQAEAFAMADLVGVIGEGRLQQWTTAYDLYHRPANPFVAGFVGEGVLLPARVVDDMHVGTGFGVLTSDHRLLSAPGSQVQMLLRPDDVIHDDDAPMQARIVRRHFRGADFLYTLQVDDGEQVQALVPSHHDHAVGQDIGIRLDLEHVVVFEPEAPAGTP, encoded by the coding sequence ATGCGGCTTGAGATCGACAATGCCGCGGTCGGCTACGACGGCCGCGTGGTGCTTTCCGGAGCCAGCCTGGAGCTGGCCGACGGCCAGATCGGTTGCCTGATCGGGCCCTCGGGCGCGGGCAAGACCACGTTGCTGCGTGCGGTCGCCGGGTTCGAGCCGCTTGCCGCCGGCTGCATCCGCGCCGACGGCGAAGTGCTGGTCGGCAACGGCGTGCACCTGGCGCCGGAAAAACGCCAGATGGGCATGGTGTTCCAGGATCACGCCCTGTTGCCCCACCTCAGCGTGATCGACAACGTCCGCTTCGGCCTGTTCCGCTGGCCGCGTGCGAAGGCGAAATCGCGCGCGGAAGCGATGCTCGACCTGGTGGGTCTGGCCGATTACGCCAGACGCCCACCGCACCAGCTGTCCGGGGGCCAGCAGCAACGTGTCGCCCTGGCCCGGGCGCTGGCGCCGGAGCCACGCATGGTGCTGCTGGACGAGCCGTTTTCCAGCCTCGATCCCGAGCTGCGCGAACGTCTGGCGATCCAGGTCCGCGCCGCGCTGAAGGCGACCGGGATCGGCGCCCTGATGGTCACCCACTCGCAGGCGGAGGCCTTTGCCATGGCCGACCTGGTCGGCGTGATCGGCGAAGGCCGCCTGCAGCAGTGGACCACCGCCTACGATCTTTATCACCGCCCGGCCAACCCGTTCGTGGCCGGCTTCGTCGGCGAAGGCGTGCTGCTGCCGGCGCGCGTGGTGGATGACATGCACGTCGGAACCGGGTTTGGCGTACTCACGTCCGACCACCGGCTGCTCAGCGCGCCCGGCTCACAGGTGCAGATGCTGCTGCGCCCCGATGACGTCATCCACGACGACGACGCCCCGATGCAGGCGCGGATCGTGCGGCGCCATTTCCGCGGCGCCGATTTCCTCTACACCCTGCAGGTGGATGACGGCGAGCAGGTGCAGGCGCTGGTGCCATCCCACCACGACCACGCGGTCGGGCAGGACATCGGCATCCGCCTCGACCTGGAGCACGTGGTCGTGTTCGAGCCGGAGGCCCCGGCCGGCACGCCCTAG